A part of Vanessa tameamea isolate UH-Manoa-2023 chromosome 20, ilVanTame1 primary haplotype, whole genome shotgun sequence genomic DNA contains:
- the LOC135193845 gene encoding facilitated trehalose transporter Tret1-like produces MTTESNKIISRPRVALSQFLACLALNVLLIGLGMSISFVTMVLPDVLDAKEGLSLNKKQASWFGSMAFLCQPLGSVFSGPVLDYFGRKKALFLVNIPHLIAWLLLYFAWDVPSLFLGNALLGIGTGIMEAPAVTYVGEITDSSLRGTLTTLTNTFTSTGMFIAYLLGTVVSWRQAALLSLTVPLATMVLVLFVPETPIWLLSKGRQKEALQSLCRLRGWAKPADVQEEFDELLQYNDNITKCVVCNTEGKPDVLQCEHASYNVFKKLAIKFKYVLFVKETLRPFKLVMAYFFFHTMSGVLPVRPNMVNVCKAFGMKFDSKIIVVVVALVFIIMNLLSVVIVKTIGKRKLVLSSLFATACCSLALSVYAGSKLPSEVFSYEVSTFPEQTEILPIILFMMLVMFTSLGIPWILLSEMFPFRSRGMATGLAAALSYVIFFLGSKTNYNLEANFHMSGTFAIYAIIGFIGAIFLYFFLPETERKTLVEIEAFYKGNQKIFADDFFINAFRKNKAEDKCVNRPMLVN; encoded by the exons ATGACAACGGAATCGAATAAAATCATCAGCCGACCCAGAGTGGCATTATCACAA tttttagCATGTCTGGCGCTAAACGTTTTGCTGATTGGACTCGGAATGTCGATCAGTTTCGTCACAATGGTTCTTCCCGACGTGCTAGATGCTAAAGAGGGCCTGTCTTTAAATAAGAAGCAAGCGTCCTGGTTCG GTAGTATGGCGTTCCTATGTCAACCTTTGGGAAGTGTATTCTCGGGCCCGGTGCTGGATTACTTCGGACGAAAAAAGGCTTTATTCCTAGTGAACATACCACATTTAATAGCGTGGCTTCTTTTATACTTTGCATGGGACGTGCCTTCGCTGTTCTTAGGCAATGCACTTTTGGGTATCGGCACAGGGATCATGGAGGCCCCGGCTGTTACTTACGTCGGAGAAAttac TGATTCGTCGCTACGTGGAACACTAACAACCCTAACTAACACTTTCACATCGACGGGAATGTTCATCGCATACTTACTAGGAACTGTGGTGTCATGGCGTCAAGCAGCACTTTTGTCGCTCACCGTACCACTAGCTACAATGGTGCTCGTCTTATTT GTTCCTGAAACACCAATTTGGTTGCTATCAAAGGGCCGGCAAAAAGAAGCGTTACAATCCCTATGCCGACTTCGAGGCTGGGCAAAACCAGCAGACGTGCAAGAGGAGTTTGATGAACTTTTGCAATACAATGATAATATCACCAAATGCGTCGTATGCAATACCGAAGGCAAACCAGATGTTCTACAATGTGAACATGCTAGTTATAACGTTTTCAAGAAGTTagctataaaattcaaatatgttcTATTCGTCAAAGAAACATTGAGACCCTTTAAGCTCGTCATGGCGTATTTCTTTTTCCACACTATGAGCGGTGTGCTACCAGTCAGACCTAACATGGTGAATGTCTGTAAAGCGTTCGGAATGAAATTCGATTCAAAAATTATTGTG GTCGTTGTTGCtttagttttcattattatgAACTTACTATCAGTTGTAATCGTGAAAACGATTGGGAAAAGGAAATTAGTCTTATCTTCGTTATTCGCAACAGCCTGCTGTAGTCTTGCTTTGAGTGTTTACGCAGGAAGCAAACTGCCCAGCGAAGTATTTTCTTACGAAGTTAGCACATTTCCTGAACAGACGGAAATTCTCCCTATAATTTTGTTCATGATGCTCGTTATGTTTACAAGCTTGGGTATACCTTGGATATTACTTTCGGAAATGTTTCCATTcag gaGCCGAGGCATGGCGACCGGCTTGGCTGCTGCTCTCAGCTACGTTATTTTCTTTCTAGGTTCAAAAACTAACTACAACCTTGAAGCTAATTTCCATATGAGTGGAACCTTTGCGATATATGCCATAATTGGATTTATTGGAgctatctttttatatttcttcttGCCAGAAACTGAACGTAAAACATTAGTCGAAATTGAAGCTTTTTATAAAggaaaccaaaaaatatttgcagACGACTTTTTCATAAACGcctttagaaaaaataaagctGAGGACAAATGCGTTAATAGGCCAATGCTAGTCAATTGA